The Candidatus Eremiobacterota bacterium genome contains a region encoding:
- a CDS encoding NAD-binding protein — MNSRHRSLLAIEKEDRTLSTRWKKMWRCHVKPFWRNNQWLVMISLWVLTLILGFTGFAKNRASTGQEATFWDICYLTLQLFVMESGSVHSLHWELDVARFMAPLVAALTAVQAIALLFHEQMQMLSMRFLSGHAIVCGLGRKGLLIAEEFKRRGYQVVGIENDTSSANIRHCREEGIIVLTGSARDEALLMRSNSRNAIYLVAATGDDTVNIDIASLAWGTALKRRRKALNTIIHIINPRLCVMLKEHELAHSYESLFRLQFFNIYETGARILMERHFPPSWQAAAPHLVIAGDGELGAFAVIEAARRWKQISPDVKERLNVTLAGAAASERHDLLVGRYPSLERFCLFKTINAPIISAFFEKAEFLEEGEKGSSADAVFFCHDDDSETVPAALTLLHRLRGQACPVIVQTSSREGLASFLMAGGRTVAAGELSFFSPSDEACSFDFLLGGTNEIIARAMHAEYLRNRQAQGLTEKDRRSLAPWDDLPEHVREWTRRQADHIGEKLDAIGCSITPLLDLDEEPLIFDEEETAMLVKMERERFVGERRAEGWTDGPLDPAKKISPHLGAWESLPPDIQEYVRDSVKRIPAFLAEAGFSIYRRAGRKTK; from the coding sequence ATGAACAGCAGGCACAGGAGCCTTCTGGCCATTGAAAAGGAGGACAGGACCCTCTCCACGCGCTGGAAAAAAATGTGGCGCTGCCACGTGAAGCCCTTCTGGCGCAACAACCAGTGGCTCGTCATGATAAGCCTCTGGGTGCTGACCCTAATCCTGGGATTCACAGGCTTTGCCAAGAACAGGGCCTCAACGGGCCAGGAGGCGACGTTCTGGGATATCTGCTACCTCACCCTCCAGCTCTTCGTGATGGAATCGGGATCGGTTCATTCCCTCCACTGGGAGCTCGACGTGGCCCGTTTCATGGCTCCGCTGGTGGCAGCCCTCACGGCGGTGCAGGCCATCGCGCTTCTTTTTCATGAGCAGATGCAGATGCTCTCCATGCGCTTTCTTTCAGGGCATGCGATTGTATGCGGCCTGGGCAGAAAAGGCCTTCTTATTGCTGAGGAATTCAAGCGCCGGGGATATCAGGTGGTAGGCATTGAAAACGACACCTCCAGCGCGAATATACGGCATTGCCGCGAGGAAGGCATCATTGTCCTCACGGGGAGCGCAAGGGATGAAGCCCTTCTCATGCGATCGAACTCCAGGAATGCTATCTACCTCGTGGCCGCAACCGGTGACGACACCGTCAACATAGACATTGCCTCTCTCGCCTGGGGTACCGCGCTGAAACGCAGGAGGAAAGCCCTCAACACGATCATCCATATCATCAATCCCCGCCTCTGTGTCATGCTCAAGGAGCATGAGCTTGCGCATTCCTACGAGAGCCTTTTCCGCCTGCAGTTTTTCAATATCTATGAGACCGGTGCCCGCATCCTTATGGAGAGGCATTTTCCCCCCTCCTGGCAGGCAGCAGCGCCGCACCTTGTCATTGCAGGTGACGGGGAGCTCGGTGCTTTCGCCGTCATTGAGGCGGCGAGAAGATGGAAACAGATAAGTCCTGACGTGAAAGAGCGCCTCAATGTCACTCTTGCGGGCGCGGCTGCCTCGGAGCGCCATGACCTTCTGGTGGGCCGCTATCCTTCTCTTGAGAGATTCTGCCTTTTCAAGACAATCAACGCCCCCATCATCTCCGCCTTCTTTGAAAAGGCGGAGTTCCTCGAGGAGGGAGAGAAAGGCAGCAGCGCCGATGCAGTCTTTTTCTGCCATGATGATGACTCCGAGACCGTGCCGGCGGCATTGACCCTGCTCCACCGCCTGAGAGGACAGGCATGCCCGGTTATCGTGCAGACTTCAAGCCGCGAAGGCCTTGCCTCTTTTCTCATGGCAGGCGGAAGAACAGTTGCTGCCGGAGAGCTGAGCTTCTTTTCTCCCTCCGATGAAGCGTGCAGCTTTGATTTTCTGCTGGGAGGGACCAATGAGATCATTGCTCGGGCCATGCATGCCGAGTATCTCAGGAACCGTCAGGCCCAGGGCCTTACAGAGAAGGACAGGCGCTCCCTTGCGCCATGGGATGACCTTCCCGAGCACGTGAGGGAGTGGACAAGGCGGCAGGCCGATCACATCGGGGAAAAGCTTGATGCCATAGGGTGCTCAATAACACCCCTTCTTGACCTGGACGAAGAGCCCCTCATCTTTGATGAGGAAGAGACTGCCATGCTCGTAAAGATGGAGCGTGAGCGCTTTGTCGGGGAGCGCCGCGCCGAAGGCTGGACCGACGGCCCCCTTGATCCGGCGAAAAAGATATCGCCCCACCTGGGTGCCTGGGAGAGCCTCCCTCCCGACATCCAGGAGTATGTGAGGGATTCCGTGAAGAGAATACCGGCCTTCCTTGCCGAGGCAGGCTTCAGCATCTACAGGCGGGCCGGCAGGAAGACGAAATAG